From the Gordonia bronchialis DSM 43247 genome, one window contains:
- a CDS encoding DNA-methyltransferase, whose product MSSQQIRRNRIVIGDALTRLQELPDSSIDCVVASPPYFRLRDYNADGQLGLESHVDQCVDNLAAISEQAGRILVPTGTFWLNVGDTYSGHASQGAARKSLLMAPERLALRLHHDGWLIRNKIVWAKPNPVPSSVRDRLNCTYEVIYVLARQPHYFFDLDAIREPLRTARSSTRANDEGQATTREAWRGPNGMAATGLQTLKAQGRAGHPLGKNPGDVWTITPGGYRGAHHAIFPLRLAERMIAAGCPEARCTRCRRPWTRRVIRALGGTATRAAITPTCQCNADHEPGLVLDPFMGSGTTAIAAENLKRDWYGIELNPDFAAAARDRIATARRHRLPPPPERSAA is encoded by the coding sequence ATGAGCAGCCAACAAATACGGCGGAATCGGATTGTCATCGGTGACGCGCTGACGCGCCTCCAGGAACTACCGGACAGCTCAATCGACTGCGTCGTCGCCAGTCCGCCGTACTTCCGGCTACGAGACTACAACGCTGACGGCCAGCTCGGCCTCGAAAGCCACGTCGACCAGTGTGTGGACAACTTGGCGGCCATCAGCGAACAGGCCGGGCGGATCTTGGTGCCGACCGGCACGTTCTGGCTCAACGTCGGCGACACGTACTCCGGTCACGCCTCCCAGGGCGCGGCGCGCAAAAGCCTGCTGATGGCACCCGAACGCCTGGCGCTGCGCCTGCACCATGACGGCTGGCTCATCCGCAACAAAATTGTCTGGGCCAAACCCAATCCCGTCCCCTCGAGTGTCCGCGACCGGCTCAACTGCACCTACGAAGTCATCTACGTGCTCGCCAGACAACCGCACTACTTTTTCGACCTCGACGCCATCCGCGAACCTCTGCGAACCGCACGAAGCTCAACTCGCGCAAATGATGAGGGGCAAGCGACGACGCGTGAGGCGTGGCGCGGGCCGAACGGCATGGCTGCCACCGGATTGCAGACACTCAAAGCCCAAGGGAGAGCTGGGCATCCGCTAGGCAAGAACCCCGGTGATGTTTGGACGATCACGCCGGGCGGCTACCGAGGCGCCCACCATGCGATCTTCCCGCTGCGGCTCGCCGAGCGCATGATCGCCGCCGGTTGCCCCGAAGCCCGCTGCACCCGCTGCCGACGCCCGTGGACCCGCAGAGTGATACGGGCTCTCGGCGGAACAGCCACCCGCGCCGCTATCACCCCAACCTGCCAATGTAACGCCGATCACGAGCCCGGACTGGTGCTCGACCCGTTCATGGGCAGCGGCACCACCGCTATTGCCGCCGAGAACCTGAAACGTGACTGGTACGGCATCGAACTCAACCCAGACTTCGCCGCCGCGGCACGGGACCGGATCGCGACGGCACGACGGCACCGATTGCCGCCACCACCGGAAAGGTCCGCCGCATGA
- a CDS encoding replication-relaxation family protein produces the protein MNGPKIGSGGAANGDPFAGPIVSSVSPVSPLADPQSVSLPSGNSGAPQGTTTPAPDTLRRLSGAAVDRIRDRLSDRDMAILRSVDEHRFMTARQIETLHVASVAADARGRVTRRILARLRGLRVLDTLDRRIGGARAGSRGFIYHVGVAGDRLLTGARRGSSRLRYEPTTRFVDHRLAIADAHIALTVASRTGRFELADGAVEPGSWRTYTGIGAARRTLKPDLFAETASDDDHVTAWLIEIDLGSEHIPTLLTKCREYEAYRQTGIEQDRHGGFPLVVWSMTHSNPQKAARRRHALAEGIAADRRLPSALFRIIAPDDLVSLIEQGGAV, from the coding sequence ATGAACGGGCCGAAAATCGGGTCGGGCGGGGCGGCGAACGGTGATCCGTTCGCTGGTCCGATCGTGTCGTCCGTATCACCTGTATCGCCCCTGGCAGATCCGCAATCCGTATCCCTACCGTCAGGGAATAGTGGTGCCCCACAGGGCACCACAACGCCCGCACCGGACACCTTGCGCCGGCTATCTGGCGCTGCCGTCGACCGTATCCGTGACCGTCTCAGCGACCGAGACATGGCTATCCTCCGATCGGTCGACGAACACCGGTTCATGACCGCCCGGCAGATCGAAACGCTGCACGTCGCTTCCGTTGCGGCGGACGCGCGTGGCCGTGTCACCCGCCGCATTCTCGCCCGACTCCGAGGTTTGCGTGTGCTCGACACTCTCGATCGCCGCATCGGCGGTGCCCGTGCCGGATCGCGTGGCTTCATCTACCACGTCGGCGTAGCCGGGGACCGACTCCTGACCGGTGCACGGCGTGGCAGTAGCCGGCTGCGGTACGAGCCGACTACCCGATTCGTCGACCACCGGCTGGCCATCGCTGATGCCCATATCGCGCTCACGGTGGCCAGTCGGACAGGCCGATTTGAACTCGCGGACGGTGCGGTCGAACCCGGCTCGTGGCGCACCTACACCGGCATCGGAGCGGCGCGACGAACACTCAAGCCCGATCTGTTCGCCGAAACCGCCAGCGATGACGACCACGTGACCGCCTGGCTCATCGAGATCGACCTGGGCAGCGAACATATTCCAACGCTGCTCACCAAGTGCCGTGAGTACGAGGCCTATCGGCAGACCGGGATCGAGCAAGACCGCCACGGCGGGTTCCCGCTCGTCGTCTGGTCGATGACCCACTCAAACCCGCAGAAGGCTGCGCGCCGTCGCCACGCTCTTGCCGAGGGCATTGCGGCCGACCGCAGGCTTCCCAGCGCACTGTTTCGGATCATCGCGCCCGACGACTTGGTGTCGCTCATCGAGCAGGGAGGAGCGGTATGA
- a CDS encoding HAD family hydrolase, protein MFVVGDTPQDVLAATANELKAIAVMTGGFTEHELKDAGALLVLDSVSDINYLGSMSSNEDAIAA, encoded by the coding sequence ATATTTGTTGTGGGAGACACTCCGCAAGATGTCCTCGCTGCGACGGCCAACGAACTGAAAGCCATCGCCGTAATGACTGGTGGCTTTACGGAGCATGAACTGAAGGATGCGGGAGCATTATTAGTTCTAGATTCTGTATCTGATATTAATTATCTTGGTTCAATGTCATCGAACGAAGATGCCATAGCTGCCTAA
- a CDS encoding type IV secretory system conjugative DNA transfer family protein: MTDDLDRQSEDPVSAGSLVWQQPFWPQTFTNAAAFGLLRHFASRTHAPQLILEARADVTGVEYLIGSQLRHRVAVRRAVEQLVDGAIVTSFDPSDRGRISTARRIQLSTTMRQLEPVDAVASHRSILHALTAVGKGERLTIQIVLGPRHHPTSAPRQLTRGDQPVVSKLLHGVLSDTRPGAQAALQQKLGQHAFTAAVRLGVEAASAERRKVLLTGLAAAIGTTESPDVRVMLRREKPDRVNMPRAAWSMFTPSQRLTVTEVARLSGWPIADRDEQFPGQPPRHPRPVRPSTALQTGQRVVADASAPGTDGTIGYNVTDALRHTWVIGPNGVGKSTLLLNLILQDLEADRPLVVIEPKDLITDLLTGIPEKRQGDIAVLDPFGKAPVGINPLDPAHRHGRPPEVVADALFGTLKAIWGDGLGPRSADILRNCLDLLARRDDASLVMLPLLLTNPGFRRRMTHGVMQSDPFASGPFWQWFDSLSPEAAATTIAPLSNKLRPLLNHPLRNVLGQQHPNFNVRQVLTEKKVLLVPLQKGALGPENAQLLGAIVIAELWQAIRERVTVPESDRDPVMVYIDEAQDYIRGIPTDLGDALATARSLRAGFHLAHQFEKQLPPAMLDAFRNNARSRITFQLQAGDAKDMTAGQSVLAVEDFTSLPAHHVYASLVRDNTVQPWASGTTKPSPAPTSDPADIRRRSRERYGRPVTEIEASFTALLDGAATADGTEDIGGPRRRRRA, encoded by the coding sequence ATGACTGACGATTTGGATCGTCAAAGTGAGGACCCTGTGTCGGCGGGATCGCTGGTGTGGCAGCAACCGTTTTGGCCGCAGACGTTTACGAATGCTGCTGCGTTTGGGTTGCTGCGGCATTTCGCCTCGCGTACCCATGCGCCGCAGCTGATCTTGGAAGCCCGTGCCGATGTGACGGGTGTGGAGTACCTGATCGGCTCGCAGCTCCGGCACCGGGTGGCCGTTCGCCGGGCCGTTGAGCAGCTGGTCGATGGCGCCATCGTGACCAGCTTCGATCCGAGTGATCGGGGCCGCATCAGCACCGCACGCCGTATTCAGCTCAGCACCACCATGCGCCAGCTTGAGCCCGTCGACGCGGTGGCCTCACACCGTTCTATCCTGCATGCGCTCACCGCGGTGGGGAAGGGTGAGCGGCTGACGATTCAGATCGTGCTCGGCCCGCGCCACCACCCGACGAGCGCTCCCCGTCAACTGACTCGTGGTGACCAACCGGTCGTATCCAAGCTGCTGCATGGTGTCCTCTCGGATACCCGGCCCGGAGCGCAGGCGGCGTTGCAGCAGAAACTTGGCCAGCATGCGTTCACCGCTGCCGTGCGGCTCGGGGTCGAGGCGGCGAGCGCCGAACGTCGCAAAGTGCTACTGACCGGCCTGGCGGCAGCCATCGGGACGACCGAGTCGCCGGATGTGCGGGTGATGCTGCGCCGTGAAAAGCCGGACCGGGTCAACATGCCGCGTGCCGCGTGGTCGATGTTCACCCCGTCGCAGCGGTTGACGGTGACCGAAGTCGCTCGGCTGTCGGGCTGGCCGATCGCTGATCGCGACGAACAGTTTCCCGGTCAACCACCGCGACATCCGCGGCCGGTGCGGCCGAGCACCGCGCTACAAACCGGGCAGCGGGTCGTTGCTGACGCCAGTGCCCCCGGCACGGACGGCACGATCGGTTACAACGTGACCGATGCGCTGCGCCACACCTGGGTGATCGGACCGAACGGTGTCGGCAAGTCAACGTTGCTGCTGAACCTGATCCTCCAGGACCTCGAGGCTGACAGACCGCTGGTGGTGATCGAGCCCAAAGACCTGATCACCGATCTGCTGACAGGCATCCCGGAGAAGCGCCAGGGCGACATCGCTGTGCTCGATCCGTTCGGCAAGGCACCGGTCGGTATCAATCCGCTCGACCCGGCACATCGGCACGGTCGCCCGCCCGAAGTGGTAGCCGACGCTCTGTTCGGCACGCTTAAAGCTATCTGGGGTGACGGGCTCGGGCCGCGCTCGGCCGACATTCTGCGTAACTGCCTCGATCTGCTGGCCCGTCGTGATGACGCCAGCTTGGTGATGCTGCCGCTTCTGCTGACCAATCCCGGTTTCCGTCGTCGGATGACGCATGGGGTGATGCAGTCCGATCCGTTCGCCTCCGGCCCGTTCTGGCAATGGTTCGACAGCCTCTCACCCGAGGCCGCCGCAACCACCATCGCCCCCTTGAGTAACAAGTTGCGGCCACTGCTGAATCACCCGCTTCGCAATGTGCTCGGCCAGCAACACCCGAACTTCAACGTTCGCCAGGTGCTGACCGAGAAAAAGGTACTGCTGGTGCCGCTCCAAAAGGGAGCACTCGGCCCGGAAAATGCGCAGCTCCTCGGAGCCATCGTGATTGCCGAGCTGTGGCAGGCCATCCGCGAACGGGTCACGGTTCCCGAATCCGACCGCGATCCGGTCATGGTCTACATCGACGAAGCCCAGGACTACATCCGCGGTATCCCCACCGACCTCGGCGACGCCCTCGCCACAGCCAGGTCGCTGCGCGCCGGGTTTCACCTCGCGCATCAGTTCGAGAAGCAACTGCCACCGGCGATGCTCGACGCCTTCCGCAACAACGCACGTTCCCGGATCACGTTCCAACTCCAGGCCGGTGATGCCAAAGACATGACCGCCGGCCAAAGTGTGCTCGCCGTCGAAGACTTCACCTCACTGCCGGCCCATCACGTCTACGCCAGCCTCGTCCGCGACAACACCGTGCAGCCCTGGGCATCCGGAACTACCAAACCATCACCTGCACCGACCAGCGACCCGGCCGACATTCGCCGTCGCAGCCGCGAGCGCTATGGCCGTCCCGTCACCGAAATCGAGGCCAGCTTCACCGCACTCCTCGACGGCGCCGCCACCGCTGATGGCACCGAGGATATCGGTGGGCCGCGTCGACGGAGGCGCGCATGA
- a CDS encoding HAD family hydrolase: MNLYLFDIDGTLVGSADGHKDAFAVGFSKVFGIFASIHEVDFRGCTDFQIIAMLAELHTIRLTQESIANLESVMSEYYADVAQNLTIEPIRGARDALLSIRDSGNSIELLSGNLSNIAEIKLKKAGIFDLFESGTYGDYADSRVALV; encoded by the coding sequence ATGAACCTCTACCTATTCGATATTGACGGTACTCTAGTCGGATCTGCCGATGGACACAAAGATGCCTTCGCGGTGGGATTTTCGAAGGTTTTTGGAATCTTTGCTAGTATTCACGAAGTTGACTTCAGAGGTTGCACGGACTTTCAGATAATCGCGATGCTCGCAGAACTGCATACGATTCGTCTGACGCAGGAGTCGATAGCGAATCTGGAGTCTGTTATGTCGGAATACTATGCTGACGTTGCTCAGAATTTGACGATTGAGCCCATTCGAGGTGCTCGTGATGCTCTTCTCAGTATCCGCGACTCGGGAAATTCTATCGAATTACTTTCGGGGAACTTGTCCAATATTGCAGAAATCAAGCTGAAAAAGGCCGGGATATTCGACCTGTTCGAGTCCGGTACGTACGGTGACTATGCGGACAGCCGAGTCGCGCTAGTTTGA
- a CDS encoding HAD family hydrolase: MRYSTLAVDLGGVLLTDPTRGGFWLEIAGGDENLAEIAKKRWIDHVRTPFETGRSSEFEVWNELSRVTGTHPEKIRSIFLDGFLEINHGVAGLLTLSKLGVKTILATNHYSPWLAIWRLKFPWFNTFNAIACSSEMHCRKPDTEYFFKLLEIAKEPVDSVLFVDDDSLNVKAARSANIPAIQADSDGLWVDSVVNEQMGI, from the coding sequence GTGCGATACTCTACCTTAGCAGTAGATCTCGGAGGAGTATTACTCACCGATCCTACCCGAGGCGGATTCTGGCTTGAAATTGCTGGTGGCGACGAGAACTTAGCCGAAATAGCCAAGAAGCGATGGATTGACCACGTCCGCACTCCATTCGAGACGGGCAGGTCTTCGGAATTTGAAGTTTGGAATGAGCTTTCGCGTGTCACCGGCACACATCCAGAAAAGATCCGCTCAATCTTTCTGGATGGCTTCTTAGAGATAAACCATGGAGTTGCCGGACTTTTGACGCTATCCAAACTTGGGGTTAAGACAATACTTGCGACCAATCATTACAGTCCATGGCTGGCGATTTGGAGGTTGAAGTTCCCATGGTTCAATACATTCAACGCAATCGCGTGCTCATCTGAAATGCACTGCCGAAAACCAGACACAGAGTACTTTTTTAAGTTGCTAGAGATCGCTAAAGAGCCAGTGGATTCGGTACTTTTCGTCGATGACGACTCATTGAACGTGAAGGCGGCCCGGTCGGCGAACATCCCAGCGATACAAGCAGATAGTGACGGCCTGTGGGTCGACTCTGTGGTCAACGAACAAATGGGGATCTAG